The sequence below is a genomic window from Massilia oculi.
CGTTATTGGTGATCGGCGTGTTCAGGCGCATATGGACTCTTTCGGAAAGGCAACAGGTCGTGGAAAAAAGTATAGCGACAGCTGACGAGGCCGTCTGCGGCTCAGCCCCCCGATTCAGCATAAATACAACGATAAAACCAGTAAAATCACTAACTGACTTTCGGGCCGGTTTTTGTGCTGGTCAAGGCGGTCCCAAAAGCCTTGCCCGTTGTTGATAGAATGGAACCAGGAATGAAGAAAGCCACTACAGGATGACCATGGATAAAACGGGCCGCAGCAAGGGCAGGGGAACGGGACGGGCAACGCTCGAGCAGGTGGCGGGCATGGCAGGCGTATCGATCATGACCGCCTCGCGCGCGCTCAGCCAGCCCCAAATGGTCTCCGAGGTCACCCGGGTCAAGGTGGAGCAGGCGGTGGCGGAGCTCGGCTACGTGCCCAACCGCGCGGCGCGCGCGCTGGCCTCGTCGCAGTCGCACGTGATCGTGGTGCTGGTGCCGTCGTTCTCCAACGCCGTGTTCACCGCCGTCCTCGAAGGCATCCATGACGCCGTCGCGCCGGGCCAGTACCAGCTCCTGATCGGCAATACCTATTATTCGCAGGCCGAAGAGGAAAAGCTGCTGCGCACCTATCTGCAATCGAGCCCGGACGGCATCCTGTTCTCGAGCCAGGCCCACAGCCCGGCCGTGGCGAAGATGCTGGAAGCGTCGCAGGTGCCGTCGGTGTCGATGATGGACCTGTCGGACGAACCCGGTGCCCTGTCGGTCGGCTTCTCGCAGTTCGAGGCCGGCATGGAGATGACGCGCCACCTGGTCAAGAAGGGCTACCGCCGCATCGGGTTCATCGGCGCCCAGCTCGACGAGCGCACCCTGCGCCGCGCCGACGGCTACCGCGCCGCGGTGGTCGAGGCGGGCCTGGCCGACCCACGGCTCGAGCTGATGGTGCCGGAACCTTCCACGATCGCGCTCGGCGCCGAATTGATGGGGCAGATGATGGCGAACATGCCCGACTGCGACGCCGTCTTCTGCTGCAACGACGACCTGGCCCATGGCGCCGTCTATCACTGCCAGCGCCACGGCATCCGCATCCCGCAGGAGATCGCCGTCTGCGGCTTCAACGATCTGCCAGCCTCCAGATGGATGATGCCGTCGCTGACCACCATCGACACGCCGCGCTACCAGGTCGGCTTCGAGGCGGCCAGCCTGCTGCTGCAGGTGATCAAGGGCCAGGAGCCCGAACGCAAGCGCATCGACCTGGGATTTGCCCTGCGCGAGCGCGAGAGCGCCTGAGCCTACGCGGCGCAGCAGCGCGTTACGATTTCCGATGCAACGTCATGCCCTGCACATGGCAGCTTTACACTGGCGCGCGATCGCGGCTACAATCGCTTCTTTGATGTTAGCGTTAACATAAAGAAATGACGACACAAGCGCGAGACGATGACAAGGGGACGGCCTGGGTAGTCATGGGCGTGAGCGGCTGCGGCAAGAGCAGCATCGGCGCGAAGCTGGCCGCCGCGCTCGGCGTGCCGTTCATCGAGGGCGACGCCTTTCATTCAGAGGCCAATGTCGCCAAGATGTCGGCCGGTATCCCGCTGACCGACGACGACCGTCGCGACTGGCTCCTGAACCTGCGCGACAAGCTCGCCGCACGCGAGGGCGGGGCGGTACTGTCGTGTTCCTCGCTCAAGCGCGCCTATCGCGACCTGCTGCGCAGCGCGGGCGGCGACGTGCGCTTCGCGCACCTGGCCGGCGAGCGCAGCCTGCTCCTCGAGCGCGTCAGCAATCGCCCTGGCCACTACATGCCGCCGTCGCTGCTCGACAGCCAGCTGAGCACACTCGAACCCCTCCAGCCGGACGAAGCCGGCATTACCCTCGACATCCGCGACAGCCAGGAACAACTGGTCGCGCAAATCCTCGCCAGCGTCCGCTCGTGACCCGGCGCTACCCGGTTCCCCGCCGCATGCCTATGCCGGCGGGGTAATCGTGCGCGCACCATGCGCTTCGGATGGACACGGTCCGAAAAACAGACTATATTTTCCTTTCCTGTTTGGAAAGGTTTCCAATTCCATATTCCACACGAATCCGCACGACATCATTCGAGACCAACGCACAAGTTGGCAAGCCGCGGCACGGCCAGCCGGTACGGCCGCATTTTCTTGTAGTGAGATAAGAGGAGTCGACGTGAACTACCAGAACCAGAAATATGGCTCGAGATGGAAACCTTTCCACGCGCTTGCCGCAGGCATCCTGCTGGCCTGTGGAGCGCAGGCCGGGGCCAGCGTCACCAATCCGGTGATCGGTCAGCTGCTGTGGTCGGAGGAGTTCAATGGCAACAGCGTGAACACCGGTGTGTGGAATCTGCAGGACGGTAACGGCTGCCAGATCGGCCTGTGCGGCTACGGCAACGCCGAGCTGCAGTACTACAGCCCCAATAACGCCAGCATCGTCAACGTGCCCTTCGAATCGGGCACGCGCGCGCTGGCGATCCAGGCGCGTAGCCAGACGATCGGCGGCAATGTCTTCACCTCGGCCCGGCTCGACACCAGGAACAAGGTGCAGGTGCAGTACGGGATGATCGAGGTGCGCATGGCCACGCCGAACCTCGGCACCGGCCTGTGGCCGGCCGCGTGGCTGCTGGGCGTCAGTCCGCAGACCTGGCCGCGCAACGGCGAGATCGACATCATGGAGATGGGCCACAAGGCGTCCGGCCGCGCCGAGGGCGGGGCGCCGTCGTCGAACCACTTCGTCGGCTCGAACGTGATCACCTGGCAGCAGGCCGCCTGCGTGCCCGGCAACGAAAGCTGCGCCGCCTCGACCGCGTGGCAGACCAAGAACTGGTACGTGCCCCAGAACTCGCTCGCGAACCGCTTCGTCACCTACCGCTTCTATTGGGACGAGAGCCAGATGCGCTTCACGACGGTCGACAACGGCGTCGAGCACAATATGTACAACGCGCCGCTGCCGGTCAATTCGTCAGCATTGCAGGCGCCGTTCTACCTGTTGCTGAACATGGCCGTGGGCGGCAACTTCACCGACGCCGCCAACCCGGGCCAGGTCACGGCGCCGCTGCCCGGCACCATGTACGTCGACTACGTGCGCGTCTACCAGATGGACGGCAAGGGACAGGTGAAGCTGGGCGACCAGACCGTGCCGGAAGTCGCCGGCAAGTTCGGCGTGTTCACCGACACCACGGCGGTCAACAACAAGCTGGTGGCGGGGACGAGTTCCGACATCTTCCTGTGGAACGCCGCCTCCACCGGCGCCGGCAACACCGCGCCGTTCGAGGGCAGCAACGTCATCGCCTGGAACTACACGACGCCCGGACAGTGGTTCGGCGGCGGCATCCAGGCGCGCCAGGCGCGCAACCTGAGCAACTACCGCGCCAACGGCACCGTCAAGTTCCGCATCCGGATCCCGGCCAATGTCGGCTTCAGGATCGGCATCGGCGACACCTACACGAACCAGAACTGGGTGAACTTCCCGGCCAACACCACGGCATTTGGATTGACGCGCAACGGCCAGTGGGGCCAGGCGTCGATTCCCGTCTCGACCCTGCTCGGGCCACTAGTCGCGGCGCAGTCGCTCCACGACATCTTCATGATCTCGAGCATCGACGGCGCGCTGCCGTCATCGAGCTTCCAGTTCGCGATCGACGACATCGTGTGGGAGTCGGGCGGCGGCGGCGCCACGCCGCAGCCGGAGCCGAGCGGCCCGACCTCGGTCAGCCAGACCTCGTCGACGATGCTGCAGTTCCGGACCACCACCGGCAGCTGGGCCGACGTGCACTACACCGTCAACAACGGGCCGCAGCAGAACGTGCGGATGCAGCTCAGCGGCGCCAACAACACGTACACGGCGGGCGGGCTGAAGATCGGGGACGTGGTGCGCTACTGGTTCACCTACTGGGACGCGCAGCGCGGGTTTGCGGTGGATACCCAGCAGCAGACGCATACGATGCAGTGACGGCGCCGGTCATGGAACCGTGACCTCCAGGCGGTAGGTGCGGCCCGCGTCGATGTTGTCGATGCGGGCCGCGGGCAGGGGGACGCCATCGCAGGTTACCTCGACCCGGTCGACCGCGCCGCGCTGGATGTCGACCTCGAAGGTCGCACCGCGGAAGCGCCGCGTCACCTTCATGCCGTCCCAGCCGGACGGCAGTTGCGGCGCCACCGTCAGGCCTTTCAGGTCGCCTTTCAGGCCGCACAGGCCCTCGATCAGGCAGCGATAGACCCAGGCCACGGTGCCGGTGTTGAACAGCTGGCTCGACCGGCCGGCGGTGCGCGGATACTCCTTGTAGGCGCCGCGGTAGTAATTGGGGATGAACACCGGCAGCTGGCCGCGCTGCAGGTAGTCGTCCAGGCCGGGGCCGGGGATCATCTTGCGCAGCGCGTCGAAGGCGCGGTCGGCTTCGCCGATCTTGTACAGGCTGTAGATGTAGAACACCGAAGCGTGGTTGTACACGGCGCCGTTCTCGGCCGAGCCGGGATGCTTCTGCGTGACGCGGCCGACGTCCTCGCGCATGCCGCTGTAGGGCGGCGCGAACATCTGCACGCCGTAGGGCGTGCGCAACTGCTCGTCGATCGCCTCCAGCATCAGTGCGCGCTGCCTGGCGCTGGCGGCGCCCGATAGAAAGGCCCAGCTTTGCGGGTTCAGGTAGATGCGGCCCTCGGTATCGCTGGCGACACCGAACTTGACGTTGTCGTCGGTGATGCCGCGTGCGAACCAGGCGCCGTCCCACAGGTGGGCTTCGGCGGCGCCGTTCATCGCCTCGGCGCCGGCGCGGTAGCGCGTCAGCGAAGCGGCGTCGCCGCGCGCCGCGCACACGTCGGCCCACAGGTTCAGCGCATGGGCCGCCGCCACCGTCAGCCAGCCCGAAACGCCGCGGCCCTTGTAGCCGACCATATTCATCGGATCGCACCAGTCTCCCTGCTCGATATAGGACAGGCCGCGCGCATCGCGCCGCTGCAACAGCCAGTCCATCGCCAGCGAGATGCGTTCGAACGCGGTTTTCACTGCGCCGTCGTGGGTGGCGACCGGTACGTCGAGTATGCCGGCGTCGCCCGTCTCGTCGAGATAGGCGCGCAGGCATACCGGCAGCCACACGCAGTGGTCGGTGTGGGGGATCTGGTTGATGTATTTCAGTTCGGCGCCTTCGAACAGCAGGATCCCGTCCGGCATCGCGCCATTGGCTTCCTGCTGGGAGAGCGCATGCAGGAAGGCGGCGCGCGCCGCCGCCGGCTTGACGAAGGCCATGCCCATATTGTCCTGCAGGTAGTTGCGGGTCTGCGGATCGGTGCTCAGGCGGTTGACGTCGCCGTGGTAGTAGACCTGGCGCGCGAGCCAGGTGTTGACGAAGTTGTCGAGTTCACGGTCCGGGGTCGCGATCCGGAGCACGCCTTCGCCCTCGAGGATATAGGCCGCGTAGTCGCGCGCCGCGGCGGCGAAGCCTT
It includes:
- a CDS encoding LacI family DNA-binding transcriptional regulator — translated: MDKTGRSKGRGTGRATLEQVAGMAGVSIMTASRALSQPQMVSEVTRVKVEQAVAELGYVPNRAARALASSQSHVIVVLVPSFSNAVFTAVLEGIHDAVAPGQYQLLIGNTYYSQAEEEKLLRTYLQSSPDGILFSSQAHSPAVAKMLEASQVPSVSMMDLSDEPGALSVGFSQFEAGMEMTRHLVKKGYRRIGFIGAQLDERTLRRADGYRAAVVEAGLADPRLELMVPEPSTIALGAELMGQMMANMPDCDAVFCCNDDLAHGAVYHCQRHGIRIPQEIAVCGFNDLPASRWMMPSLTTIDTPRYQVGFEAASLLLQVIKGQEPERKRIDLGFALRERESA
- a CDS encoding gluconokinase, with translation MTTQARDDDKGTAWVVMGVSGCGKSSIGAKLAAALGVPFIEGDAFHSEANVAKMSAGIPLTDDDRRDWLLNLRDKLAAREGGAVLSCSSLKRAYRDLLRSAGGDVRFAHLAGERSLLLERVSNRPGHYMPPSLLDSQLSTLEPLQPDEAGITLDIRDSQEQLVAQILASVRS
- a CDS encoding glycoside hydrolase family 16 protein; protein product: MNYQNQKYGSRWKPFHALAAGILLACGAQAGASVTNPVIGQLLWSEEFNGNSVNTGVWNLQDGNGCQIGLCGYGNAELQYYSPNNASIVNVPFESGTRALAIQARSQTIGGNVFTSARLDTRNKVQVQYGMIEVRMATPNLGTGLWPAAWLLGVSPQTWPRNGEIDIMEMGHKASGRAEGGAPSSNHFVGSNVITWQQAACVPGNESCAASTAWQTKNWYVPQNSLANRFVTYRFYWDESQMRFTTVDNGVEHNMYNAPLPVNSSALQAPFYLLLNMAVGGNFTDAANPGQVTAPLPGTMYVDYVRVYQMDGKGQVKLGDQTVPEVAGKFGVFTDTTAVNNKLVAGTSSDIFLWNAASTGAGNTAPFEGSNVIAWNYTTPGQWFGGGIQARQARNLSNYRANGTVKFRIRIPANVGFRIGIGDTYTNQNWVNFPANTTAFGLTRNGQWGQASIPVSTLLGPLVAAQSLHDIFMISSIDGALPSSSFQFAIDDIVWESGGGGATPQPEPSGPTSVSQTSSTMLQFRTTTGSWADVHYTVNNGPQQNVRMQLSGANNTYTAGGLKIGDVVRYWFTYWDAQRGFAVDTQQQTHTMQ
- a CDS encoding GH36-type glycosyl hydrolase domain-containing protein — its product is MKTREIPSMLHPQDDRYVLTSPTAMPQAGGFLWNRRMMIQSTCRGYATAQFMQPEPSKYSHAPNMQAKSFMQPEQHYYAHHPGRFFYVKDEDTGELFSAPYEPVRASVDRFEFSVGRHDLRWTVEKSGIRIELVLGLPVDDVAELWSMEVTNLWDRPRRISVYPYFTIGYMSWMNQSAEYRHDLGGIVASSVTPYQKLEDYFKNRLFKDRTVLLCEQAPDAWEVGQIAFEGEGGLHAPSALAGERLGCGDARYETPAAVVQYRLALAPSEATTRRFLFGPAFDDAEIASLRAKYLSEEGFAAAARDYAAYILEGEGVLRIATPDRELDNFVNTWLARQVYYHGDVNRLSTDPQTRNYLQDNMGMAFVKPAAARAAFLHALSQQEANGAMPDGILLFEGAELKYINQIPHTDHCVWLPVCLRAYLDETGDAGILDVPVATHDGAVKTAFERISLAMDWLLQRRDARGLSYIEQGDWCDPMNMVGYKGRGVSGWLTVAAAHALNLWADVCAARGDAASLTRYRAGAEAMNGAAEAHLWDGAWFARGITDDNVKFGVASDTEGRIYLNPQSWAFLSGAASARQRALMLEAIDEQLRTPYGVQMFAPPYSGMREDVGRVTQKHPGSAENGAVYNHASVFYIYSLYKIGEADRAFDALRKMIPGPGLDDYLQRGQLPVFIPNYYRGAYKEYPRTAGRSSQLFNTGTVAWVYRCLIEGLCGLKGDLKGLTVAPQLPSGWDGMKVTRRFRGATFEVDIQRGAVDRVEVTCDGVPLPAARIDNIDAGRTYRLEVTVP